The genomic window ATAGAGTTCAAGAATGGACTCGGGAGGTATTTCTTTTGTTTCTTTAATTTCAACGTTCATTCGAAATTTGTTTTTGATTTTAAATTATTGAAATATAATACATTTCCCTTCTCCCCCCTTGAACTGATGAATGTTCCATTCCACCGATGACGTTGTTTTTTTAGCGCTTTGATGATTTTGATCGCGCATTCAGACTGCTCAAGTCTCACGCGCAAAAGGAACGGCTATACAAAAACAATCATTTCCTTGCTTGAGTAGCTGTTTGATCGTTTGCTGATATGATCGATCCGGATTATTTCCGGGAGGTGACCTTAAGTGACATATTAAGGTGTTTCCCCATGGGGCTCCCAGACGTAGATGCCACCGTCAGCCATGAGGCTCAGGTGAAGCTTTCCTTCTTTGAGCAGATAAGACCGGACATATTGAGCATGCGAGGCGATTTGCTCGTCCATACTTGGAGGAGGACAAAGAGCTTTTGTCGTCGCGAGAGGACCGAATTCGAAGCTGCCGTTCGAGGGGTCGGAAGAAGCTTCAGAAGTCCAGGTGCCGCTTGCGTTATTACAGTTGAGACGCATGTGAACCGTACTGTCCCCTTTCAGCTCCATGGTATAGAGCAATGGGTCGCTTGGCCTTTGTATTCCTATTTCATCATCCATCGACTGGAACTCCACCAGACGCCATTGTGTCTCGACCAGAGGATTGACATTTTTTTCTGAAACATCCTGATTCACGGCACCTTCATCTTCTTTCGAAGCTACTACAGCCTCCTTTTCGCTTTTTGCACCGTCAGGGCTGCAGGAAGAAAGGAGGAACAGGGATGATGTCAGCAAAAATACCATCAGGAAAGCCGGTGAAAGCTGAAAATATC from Prosthecochloris marina includes these protein-coding regions:
- a CDS encoding META domain-containing protein; its protein translation is MKRYFQLSPAFLMVFLLTSSLFLLSSCSPDGAKSEKEAVVASKEDEGAVNQDVSEKNVNPLVETQWRLVEFQSMDDEIGIQRPSDPLLYTMELKGDSTVHMRLNCNNASGTWTSEASSDPSNGSFEFGPLATTKALCPPPSMDEQIASHAQYVRSYLLKEGKLHLSLMADGGIYVWEPHGETP